The DNA region AAGTTTCAACGCTATCCCCTGCGGCATCTACACCTTCATCAAGACCCCATTTACCCTTCGTCCGTTCAGGTTCGCTGTACGGTACGCCGTAACCTGGCAAGCTTGCCGAGTTTTAGGCTTGGCTTTGTTCAATTTTCGTTTTTTTGGTTTGTTCACCCTTCTTTAACTACTAACCACTAATGGATATCATTCGCATTGAAACGATTCATGATGTTAGCAACTTTGACCAACTCCGTGCTGCAATTACCACTGCAAATACTAACGGGACTGCCGATATCATCAACATTCAGCAAGGCTTTACCCTGTCGGGGCTGTTGCCGCTGATTCAAGAAGATGTCGAACTGACCATTAACGGTGGCGGCTTTACCCTCGATGGCGGCAATGCCTATCGACACTTTTTTGTCAAAAGTGGCACAGTCAACTTCAATAACCTCACTTTTGCTAATGGTCTTTCCCAAGGACTTCCTGGTGGCGGTGGCGGTGCCGGGATGGGTGGTGCGCTGTTTGTTTACGATGGCACGGTTACTGTTAGCAATAGTACGTTTAATGCGAACCGAGCGATCGGTGGCAACGGCAGCTACCACAGTGGCGGCGGCGGTTTCGGCGGTGGCAACGGTGGCAATGGCGGCAAAGGCGGCTTCGGCGGTCAAGGCGACTTTGTAGGCTACGGAGGCTACGGAGGCTACGGCGGGGGGTTTGGCGACGGCAGTTTCGGCGCTCCCGGCGGCAGTGGAGGCAACGGCGGCAACGGCGGTGGTGGTGGGGGTGGTGGTGGCGGATTCGGCGGCAACGGTGGCTTTGGCGGCAGAAACAACGGCGGAAGCTTCGCTCCCGGCGGCAGTGGAGGCAACGGAGGCAGTGGAGGCTTCGGCGGCGGCGGCGGCAACGGCGGCTTCGGCGCTCCCGGCAGCAGTGGAGGTAACGGAGGCAACGGCGGCAACGGAGGCTTCGGCGGCGGCGGCGGCAACGGAGGCAACGGAGGCTACGGCAAAGGCGGCAGTGGAGGCAACGGAGGCAACGGAGGCAACGGCGGCTACGGCGGCGGCGGCGGCTTCGGCGCTCGCGGCGGCAACGGCGGCTACGGCGGCGGCTTCGGCAGCGGCGGCTTCGGCGGCGGCTACGGCAGCGGCGGCGGTGCCGGGATGGGGGGTGCCATTTTTATCCGCAGTGGCAGCTTGACGCTTTCTGAAACCACCTTCAGCAATAACACCGCTACAGGTGGGACGGGGAACCAAAATGGTCAGGGACTTGGTGGTGCCATCTTCGCGATGCAATCCCTCACCAACTCCAACGGCAATAACCAAGGGATGCCCACAACTCTACCAACTGTCACTTCCATCTCTGCCACCTTTACAGACAACACCGCAAGTAATGCCACAGGTCATACCGCAGAAAATGGCATTGGCGAGGCTCAAAACAACTGGGATGTTTACGGCACCATTACAGGTCTTCCCGCCCCTAGCGTCAACATCACCGCCACCACCAATGCCAGCGAACCCAACACATCTGGTAATGTCGTCCTGACTCTCAGCCAAGCAGCCCCCGCAGGCGGTATCACCATTAACTACACCACAGACGGTACGGCGACTAACGGTACTGACTATGAAACCTTATCGGGTAGCGTTACTATTCCTGAAGGCGAAACAACTGCCACAATTAGTATTACGCCCCTAGATGATAACCAGGTCGAAAGCGATGAAACCATTAACATTACCCTCATCGCAGGTACAGGTTACACGTTAGGAACCACAACCACAACCACTGTCACCCTTGCAGACGACGACAGCACGATTACCTTTAGCTCTGCGAACTATACGATCGATGAAGCTGGCGTTCCGGTCGCCGAAATCATTCTGAACCGCACGGGCGCAACCACTTTTCCAGCCAGCGTTGAGGTTCAATTCACCGATGGGACTGCCACAGGAGGTCAAGATTATGATAATACACCTCAAACTATTACTTTTGCTGCCAATCAAACTACAGCAACCCTCACCGTCCCCATTACCGACGATGACATCTTTGAAGGCGACGAAACGTTTACCCTCAGTTTAGCTAATCCCAGCAATAACGCAGTTATCGGCGCACAAAGCACCGCCACTGTCACCATTATCGATAACGACGGGCAACCGCAACTCTCAATTAGCAACGTCACTGTCAATGAAGGCGATGGCACGGCTAGCCTAATTGTCAGCTTAACCAATCCCAGCAGCGAAACCATCACCGTTAACTACAGCACCGTTGAAGGTACAGCCACCTCTGCTGACTATACGCCCATTACCAATAACACTCTGACCTTTACCCCAGGACAGACCCAACAAACCATT from Desertifilum tharense IPPAS B-1220 includes:
- a CDS encoding Calx-beta domain-containing protein, which gives rise to MQSLTNSNGNNQGMPTTLPTVTSISATFTDNTASNATGHTAENGIGEAQNNWDVYGTITGLPAPSVNITATTNASEPNTSGNVVLTLSQAAPAGGITINYTTDGTATNGTDYETLSGSVTIPEGETTATISITPLDDNQVESDETINITLIAGTGYTLGTTTTTTVTLADDDSTITFSSANYTIDEAGVPVAEIILNRTGATTFPASVEVQFTDGTATGGQDYDNTPQTITFAANQTTATLTVPITDDDIFEGDETFTLSLANPSNNAVIGAQSTATVTIIDNDGQPQLSISNVTVNEGDGTASLIVSLTNPSSETITVNYSTVEGTATSADYTPITNNTLTFTPGQTQQTIQVAITDDNLSELTESFGVQLSTPTNATLSRGQETGTVTIIDNDEQPQLSISDVTVNEGDGTAS